The following proteins are co-located in the Vespa velutina chromosome 20, iVesVel2.1, whole genome shotgun sequence genome:
- the LOC124956181 gene encoding histone-lysine N-methyltransferase SETMAR-like: protein MEEQAVHFRHILLYYFRKGKIASQAQKKLCAVYENEALKERHCQNWFARFRSGDFSLKNAQRSGRPVEIDEIHIKAIIDSDRHSTTRDIAEKLKISHTCIQKKLKQLDYVKKLDLWIHHQLK, encoded by the coding sequence atggaagaacaaGCCGTGCACTTCAgacatattttattgtattacttcCGAAAAGGCAAGATCGCATCGCAAGCACAAAAGAAGTTATGTGCCGTATATGAAAATGAAGCCTTGAAAGAAAGGCACTGTCAAAATTGGTTTGCCAGATTTCGTTCTGGTGATTTTTCACTGAAAAATGCTCAACGATCTGGCCGTCCAGTTGAAATCGATGAGATCCATATCAAGGCCATTATCGATTCAGATCGTCATAGTACAACACGTGATATTGCAGAAAAGCTCAAAATATCACATACATgcattcaaaaaaaattaaaacagcTTGATTATGTTAAGAAACTCGATTTATGGATACATCATCAgcttaaataa